From the Mammaliicoccus sciuri genome, the window CTGAAGCAACTGATCATGTTCTTCTAAATATTCAACAATGATTCCAATAATAAGCGCACTGAAACTTCTATCCAGCACAAGATGTTCAGTATCACTTTCGTTAACACTACTTAAAACAAACTCACAATGCTCAAGTAACTGTAGCATTTGATATTCTTCCAATTTACCACTTATAATTAAACGCGCAATTAAATCAAAATTATCTTCACGAATATTGGCATTAGGGTTTCCAATATTGGACATCATTAATTTAAATTCTTCTTCTGTTACTTGTTTGTTAGGCAATTCATTTTTATATCTTTCAATTAATCCTTCGATAGTCATTAAGAACACATCCTTTAGACTCTATTATTCATTATTATATTGTATTTTTACAATGAATGAAATGAGACATATTTATTTCAATTGCATAGTATAATAAACTGTACATACTAACCTTACATTTTTGGAGTGATTATATGGAAATATTTCAAGAGTTTAAAAAGCAATTTATTAACTTTTTAAATAGCGATAATCGAATAGTATTAACGAAAGGTATGTTTCATGAGATAAAATTATTATCTATTTTAGCTGCAATAGAAGCTCAATCCCAATATTCAAAAGGAACATTATATGCTCATTCTAATGAAGTTTTCAAAGATCTGACAGAACAAGGCATGCTTATAAAAGAGATACCACTAAACACAACTTTCAAATTGAATGATTTATCATTACAGTTAAATTTATATACCGCAAATACCCCTAACTTTGGCGAATTTGCAATATATTATCCAGTGAATCCAAAAACAATAAAAGGAAAAAACTTTGAAATATTAGTTGATCACATAAAAGAAAATCCCGCTTCAAAAGTATTTATTATTACAGCAAATGACTGGGAGTTTAATAGCAAAGTGTCTAAAACATTAGAAGAAATGTCCGACATAGTTGTAGGAGAAGATTTAAAACAGGGAATTCAGAAAATATTTAATTCTGGTTTCAATAATAATTATTGAAGTTCATCAATAATATTGATAATTATCTAAATATAGATTAAAATTATAATCAAATAGCGGTGCATATCTGCGGAATGCACTTGAGGTTGACTGTTACTGACGGTCTCCTCTTTTTTTAACTTACTATGTAAAAACATACTAATAGAAGTATATAAGTTAAATTTATAACCATGTAGGAATTTATTATTAGAGAGAATAAGTTTCCCTATAAGAATAAGAAACGTACTTGTTACAAGTGTAGCTATATGATGAATGAATTAGAGGTAACATTAATCTTGTATGGAGACTCGTTTTAGTTTATTATTTAGCCATAATATGAATATGCGGGAGTACCCGTAGTGAAGCCCCCAATTCAAGAATTGGGGGTTTTTGCTTTATTAATTGGGGATCGAAAAGATGAACAAATCAGAAGGGATAGGGAGTTAGACATGACTGAGAGAAAACCTTTGATATTGGATATGCAACAGAGATACAATCAGAATTTTGATTACTATTGTAAGACCCCACATATCCAAAGATTTTTCAAAGCTTTAGATAAAATTATTGACAACTATGATATTAAATTCGAGGAAAGGGATTAGGTCCCGCAAGATTCTATAATCTTGTAAGTTTTAAGAAGAAGGGCTATACATTTTTAATGTATAGTTCTTTTTTTATGCTCAATTTCCTAAAAAAATTCACACTCTGCGGATTTTTTGCGAAATTTTTATAAAAATAAACACAAAAATAACCCTCTAGCCTGATTGCTAGAGGGTTATGTTATACGCTAACTATTATTGCTCTTCTTTAACGTATGGTAATAAAGCCATGTGACGTGCACGTTTGATAGCTACAGTAAGCATACGTTGGTATTTTGCTGAAGTACCTGTTACACGACGTGGTAAGATTTTACCTCTTTCTGAGATAAACTTTTTAAGTAAATCTGTATCTTTGTAGTCGATATGTGTAATACCGTTTGCTGTGAAGTAACAAACTTTTTTACGACGACGACCACCTCTTCTTGGTCCACCTGCCATGATTGTGTTCCTCCCTTCTCGTTAAATCTTTATCAATTTATATTCGTTTCAATCAACTATTAGAACGGCAAATCATCATCACTGATATCAATTGGGCCATTAGCGTTTGCAAATGGATTACTTGATTGTTGATTATTTGACTGTTGATTTGAAGGTGCTTTTTGTCCTTGTTGTTGGTTACCACCAAAGTCTTGTCCATAATTTTGGAATTCGTTATTATTTTGGTTATATGATTGATTATCATTACCAGATTGACGTTGATTTGCGCCTTTTGGTTCAAGGAATTGAACACTGTCACAAACAACTTCAGTTACATAAACACGACGACCTTCTTGGTTCTCGTAGCTACGAGATTGTAGACGACCTTCAACTCCTGCCAGACTACCTTTAGATAAGTAATTGTTTACATTCTCTGCGGGACGTCTAAATACAACACAGTTGATAAAGTCAGCTTCTCTTTCACCTTGCTGATTCGTATAAGTACGATTAATAGCTAAAGTAAAAGTAGCAACTTGAACGCCTGAGGGTGTTACTCTGTATTCCGGATCTTTAGTTAATCGACCGACTAATACAACACGATTAATCATTTAATCTCCCCCATTTTATAAGTTAAATTATTTTTCTTCTTCGCGTACTACGATGTGACGAATGATATCATCAGAGATTTTTGCTAAACGATCAAATTCACTGATAGCTTCGTCATTTTCAGACTTAACTCTAACGATGTTGTAGAAACCTTCTGTGAAGTCTTGGATTTCATAAGCTAAACGACGTTTACCCCAATCCTTTTCTTCGATGATTTCTGAACCGTTTGAAGATAAGATTCCTTTAAAACGCTCAACGACAGCTTTTCTAGCTTCGTCTTCGATATTTGGACGTACTACGTACATTACTTCATATGTTCTCATCAATTTACACCTCCTTGTGGTCTATGCGGCCTAATAACTCAGTATTAAGCAAGGAATAATTTTCATTACTCACAATCAAGAATTATAGCATAGAGTATTACTTTTTACAATCTTTTTCTCGTTGATATCAAAGAAAAAGCCAATAGTGCATAAACACTACTGGCCTTTATCTTACACATTAAATCTAAAGTGTACAACGTCTCCGTCTTTCATTAGGTATTCTTTACCTTCTAATCTTACTTTACCCGCTTCTTTAGCACCGTTCATGCCGTTATTTGCTAATAAATCGTCATAACTTACGGTTTCTGCTCTTATAAAGCCTCTTTCGAAGTCTGTATGGATGATTCCGGCACATTGTGGTGCTGTCATGCCTTCTTTAAATGTCCATGCTCTTACTTCTTGTTCACCTGCTGTAAAGTATGTTGCTAATCCTAATAAGTTATATGATGCACGGATTAATTTGTCTAATCCTGCTTCTTCTACGCCTAAATCTTCTAAGAACATTTCGCAGTCTTCGTCATCTAATGTTGCTAATTCTTCTTCGATTTTTGCTGAAATCACGATAACTTGTGAACCTTCGTTACTTGCGTATTCTTCGATTTTTTGTACGAATTCGTTATTTTCTGGGTTTGCTACTTCATCTTCTGCTACGTTTGCTACATATAACATTGGTTTAGAAGTGAGTAAGCTTAAATGTTTCACGATTGCTTTTTCTTCTGGTGTGAATTCTAAACTTCTTACTGGGTTATTGTTTTCTAATGTTTCTTTAATTTTTGCTAATACTTTTTCTTCTGCTACGGCATCTTTATCTTTTTGTTTTGCCATTTTTGCTACTCTTTCATAGCGTTTTTCTACTGATTCTAAGTCAGCTAATACTAATTCCATATTAATAACTTCAATATCATCGATTGGATCTACTTTTCCTGATACGTGTGTAACATTTTCATCAACAAATGCACGTACGACTTGGCAAATCGCATCTACTTCACGGATATGTGATAAGAATTTATTTCCTAACCCTTCACCTTTAGATGCACCTTTAACGATACCTGCAATATCTGTAAATTCGAATGCTGTTGGTACAGTTTTCTTAGGTTTGACTAATTTCGTTAATTCTTGTAAACGATGGTCTGGTACTTCTACAATCCCTACATTTGGATCGATTGTTGCGAAAGGATAGTTCGCTGCAAGTGCTCCTGCTTTCGTAATTGCGTTAAATAATGTTGATTTACCTACGTTTGGTAATCCTACTATGCCAGCTGTTAATGCCATATTTTATTCACCTTGTCCTTTTACTAATATTTTTTTAATTTTTTTATTAAAATCTTGTCTTGGTAGCATGATACTACGAGAACATTCTTCACATTTTATTCTAACATCTGCACCGAGTCTTATAATTTTAAATCTATTATACCCACATGCGTGTTGTTTTTTCATTTCAACGATATCATTTAACTCATACGATTTGATCATATTTTTGCCTCCCGATTAGATGATTATTGAATGTTATTTGGATTATAAGAAACCATTGTTGGAATTGGCGCTTGAATACCTTCTTTATCGAAGAAAGATTTCACTTCTCTTCTTAAAATTCTAGCACCTGATAAATGTTGGTTTGGTTCTGTTTCACCTGCTATTTTAATTGTTGCTTCCCCTGCTGTCACAGTTTCTACACCTAAAATTTCAGGATCTTTAATGAAAATTTCATATCTTTCTTTAACTGTTGGTAAAAATTCATTTAACTTACTTTCAACTTCATCTAAATCTTCTTTAATAGATACGGGGATTTCTACAATAGCCATACCGTTATGAATTGAGAAGTTTACAATCTCATTCATTGTACCATTAGGAAGTATCGTTAAATCACCAGCAAACGATAATATTCTTGTAGATCTCATTCCTATTGATTGTACAGTACCTTCCGCAACAGTGGTACCTGTAGTATTAATTTTTATATAATCGCCAACATCAAATTGATTTTCGAAAATAATAAAGAAGCCTGTAATGACATCTTTCACTAAAGTTTGTGCGCCGAAACCAATTGCCAACCCTACAACACCGGCACCAGCAATAATACTTTCAACTCTTATACCTAAATTGCTTAAAATGGTTGTCGCAACTATAAACCATACGACATAGGAAATAACATTTTGAAGTAAGTTAACCATTGTTTTAGCGCGCTTGTTAGACTTCCCTACCCTCTTAGTTCCGTATTTCGTTGTAAAGAATTTCTCTACGACTTTATGAAGTACTTTAATAATGACGTAAGCTAATACAATGTAGAATATGCCAATTAATATTTGTTCTATCCACTTCTGCCAATTTTCTGGATCCATAAATGGGGCTATCAATTTATGGATGATGTTCATAATCTTATTCACTTTTACACCTCTTATTCTTCTAACAATAATTCTAATATTCTCTTATATTCTTCTTCAGAATTAAATTCAAGAGAAATTTTGCCTGCTTTTTTAGTCTTAGAAATATCAATATTCGTTCCAAATTTTTCTTTTAATTGATATTCATGTTTGACTAAGAAATTAGGTTTCGATTGTTTCGTTTTCTTTTTCTTATCTTGGCCATGAGCATTTAATTGTTTAATATATTCTTCTAATGCTCTAACACTCATATGTTCTTTTACAACTTTTTTAGCCACTTGATCTAGTTGATGTTTTTTATCTAATCCAAGTAATGTTCTACCATGTGCACTTGATATTTTTTCTTCGTTGATTAATTTTTTTACACTTGGTGGCAAGTTCAGCAACCTTAAGACATTTGCAATGTATGATCTTGATTTCCCTAATCTATCTGCTACATCTTGTTGTTTTAAATTCAGTTCTTCCATCATCATCGCATAACTTTTTGCTTCTTCTAGAGGTTTTAAATTCTCACGTTGAATATTCTCAATAATTGCAAGTTCTAACATTTCTTCATCGGTTAAATTTTTAATGATTGCCGGTACTGACTCTTTGTTAGCTAATTGGCTTGCTCTAAATCTTCTTTCACCTACAACGATGTCGTATCCTTTTATTGTTTCTCTTACGACGATTGGTTGTAATACACCATGTTGTGAAATTGACTGCGTTAAATCTCTCAAAGCTTCTTCATCAAAATAATCTCTCGGTTGATATGGATTCCTTCTTAATTTTTCTAAAGGAAGTTCAACAATTTTATCATGACTATGGTTATAAGAAATCTTATCTGTTAATGCCTGATTTCTTTCTTTCATTTCATCACCACGTTATTTATTCTCGTATGTTTCACGTAAAACATCCAAATTAGATTATAACAATTTTGAAAAGGATATGCACAAAAGAAAAGTTGAGTGATAAATTAAAATATTCAGAAAAGTTGTTGACAAAAAAATATACGCATAGTATTGTGTAATATATCAACAACGAAAACAAATAAAATCACGATAAAAAGGAAAGTAAATCTTACACTGCAATCATCAGAGAGTTCCCATTTGCTGAAAGGGAACATTGAAAGAAAGATTGAAAATGGCCTTGGAGTGGTGGCATCGATATTGAGGTGTCAACGGGATCGCCCGTTATAGCGATACAGTATTAAAGTCTCTTTAGCGATGATGGCGTACTGGAATTTGTTCACTTATTTTACTGCCATTATATCTTCTTGAAGGAGACTCGTACTTATAGAGGTAATGTCAGTAATGTCATTGCGAACAAAGGTGGTACCGCGAGCTAAGCTTTCGTCCTTTACATCCGATTCATTTCGGGTTTAAAGGACGGAAGCTTTTTTTATTTTTATTTTTAAATTCATTAGGGAGGAAGGCTATTATGAAATCTACTCAACTCGCTCAAATTTCATTAACTAAAGACCATACCGGGGCAACTACAAACCCGATTTATCTTTCAACAGCCTATCAACATGAAAAATTAGGTTGTTCAACCGGCTTTGATTATACAAGAACGAAAAATCCAACTCGCTCAAATTTTGAAGAGGCATTTGCCAAACTTGAAGGTGGTAAATACTCATTTGCAACTTCAAGCGGTATGGCTAGTATCCAATTAGTTTGTAACTTATTTAAACCAAATGATGAAATCTTAGTGTCATTCGATTTATATGGCGGCACATTTAGACTATTTGAATTTTATGAAAAACAATACAACATCAAATTTAAGTACATTGATTTTTCAAATATTGATGAAGTAAACGCATCGATTAATGAACATACACACGCATTCTTTATTGAACCCATTTCAAATCCGTTAATGTTCTCAGTAGACTTAAAGCCTTTATATGAAATTGCACAAGCAAGAAATATATTAACGATTATCGATAACACGTTCTTAACACCTTACTTATCAACACCATTAAAAGACGGTGCTGACATCGTCTTACATTCTGCTACAAAGTACATAAGTGGTCATAATGATGTGTTAGCTGGCATTGTCACTGTATCAGATGACTACTTAGGTGAATTGCTTGGCCAATTTCATAATATGATCGGTGCAACACTCTCACCATTCGATAGTTATTTATTACTAAGAGGCTTAAAGACATTACATTTACGACTTGACCGTTCTACTGAAAATGCTCAAAAGTTAGCACAATCACTTCAATCTGTTGAAAGCATTGATGAAGTTCTTTACTCAGGTCAAACCGGAATGTTAAGTATCCGTTTAAACAATGCATATAGCGTTGATAGCTTCTTACAAAATATTAAATTATGTATATTTGCTGAAAGTCTTGGCGGTACTGAAACATTTATCACATTCCCATATACACAAACACATGTAGATATGGCAGATGAAGAAAAAGATAAACGCGGTATAGATGAATATTTACTCCGTTTATCTATTGGAATAGAAGATTATGAAGATATTTACAAAGACATACTACAAGCCTTAAAAAATTCAAGAAAAGAAGGAGTGTCAATATGAGCTATTCAAAAGAAACATCTTTAATATTGGATTCCACTAGAGGTAACGAGCACTTATCAAGCAATCAACCATTATATTATTCATCCACTTATCATCAAGAAACTTTAGGTGGCAATCAAGAATTTGACTATGCACGCAGTGGTAACCCTAATAGAAAGTTACTTGAAGAAAAGTTAGCAGATTTAGAAGGCGGTAATTACGGATTTGCATTTAGTTCAGGAATTGCTGCAATAACAGCTGTCTTCTTAACATTGAAACCAGGAGACCACGTGATTCTACCAGATGATGTTTACGGTGGAACGTTCAGACTAACAGAGCAAATTCTTAAGAAATTTGAAATAGAATTTACAACTGTCGATCAAACAGACTTACAAAATATCAAAGAAGCTGTTCAAGAAAATACGAAACTTATCTATGTTGAAACACCTTCTAACCCACTTTTTAAAGTGACAGATATTGATGGTGTTAGCCAAATTGCACGTAAACACGACGCACTATTAGCTGTCGATAATACATTTATGACACCGTTAGGACAATCACCATTGAAACTAGGTGCTGACATTGTCGTTCATTCAGCTACGAAATTCTTAGGCCGTCACAGTGACCTCATAGCAGGCGCAGTAGTCGTGAATGACCCAGAACTTAAAAATGAAATTTATCTTATTCAAAATGGTACAGGTTCTGGATTAAGCGTTTATGATTCTTGGACACTTGCTAAACATTTAAAGACATTACCAATTAGATTTAAACAATCTGTTTATAACACAGAACAAATTTATAGATATTTAATCGATAATGAAGCAATTGAAACAGTCTATTATCCAATCACAAATGACACACATTTAAGACAAGCTAAAAATGGCGGTGCCGTACTCGGATTCAGACTTAAAGATGAATCAAAAGCACAAGCATTTGTTGACCATCTTAATATCCCACTTGTATCTGTAAGCTTAGGCGGTGTTGAAACGATTCTTTCTCACCCAGCTACAATGAGTCACGCAGCCATCCCTGAAGAAGTGAGAGCTGAACGTGGTATCACTAACGGATTATTTAGATTGTCAGTCGGCTTAGAAGATGTCAAAGAATTGATCACAGATATCGATTGGGCATTAAAGGAGGCTACATATGAGTCTAAAAGAAGCGTTAAAGAACCAAATTTTAGTAGCTGACGGAGCAATTGGAACCATCCTCTACTCTGAAGGATTGGATACTTGTCCAGAAAGTTATAATTTGACACACCCTAACAAGATAGAACAAATTCACCGTTCTTATATTGAAGCTGGTGCAGATATTATTCAAACAAACACGTACGGTGCAAATTTTGAGAAGCTTCAAGATTTTAATTTAGAACATCGCGTAAAAGAAATTCATCGTGAAGCTGTTCAAATCGCTAAAAGAGCGAGCAACGATCATACGTTTATTCTAGGTACGGTAGGCGGTTTTCGTAATATCAAAAAGAGTAACTTATCAATTGAAGCCATTCAATATCATACAGAGATTCAAATTGAAACACTTGTTAATGAAGGTGTAGATGGTATTTTATTTGAAACATACTACGATTTAGAAGAATTGCTTGCTGTCTTAAAAGATACAAAAGCAAGATACGACATTCCGATTATTGCTCAACTAACAGCTAGTAATACAAATTATTTGAGAAATGGCACACCTATACCAGATGCATTAGAAACATTAGTGAAAGCCGGTGCAGATGTCGTTGGTTTAAATTGTCATCACGGTCCATATCATATGATTAAGACATTTAAACATATTGACTTACCTGATCATGCTTACCTTTCTTGTTATCCAAATGCAAGTTTGCTGGATTTAGAAGACAACGACTTGAAATACAATAACAACTCAGATTACTTTTCAGATGCAGCTAAAGAGCTCGTTAACCAAGGCGTGAGATTAATAGGTGGATGTTGTGGTACAACACCAGAACATATTAAAAAAATAAAGAATGTCGTCAAAGATTTAAAGCCTATCAAGCACAAAAATGTTATACCAATCGAAACAAAACAGTACAAAAAGCAAAATAAAGAAGAACCTAGTATTAAAGAGCTTGTTCAACAAAGACCAACCGTTATTGTTGAATTAGATACACCTAAACATTTAGATACGAATAAATTTTTCAATGGGATACAAGCTCTAGAAGATGCAGGTGTAGATGCAGTCACACTTGCTGACAATTCCCTAGCAAGCGTAAGAATTTCTAACATTGCCGCAGCAAGTATCATTAAACAAAAGTATAAAATTAGACCACTCGTACACTTAGCTTGCCGTGATAGAAACTTAATCGGCTTGCAATCTCATCTAATGGGACTTTCGTTACTTGGCATTAATGACATACTAACGATTACGGGTGACCCTTCTAAAGTGGGTAACTTCCCAGGCGCAACAAGTGTATTCGACGTTAATTCTAGCGGATTAGCTGAAATCATTACACAGTTTAATCAAGGTATAAACGCAGATGGAGATACATTGAGAAGCAATACCAACTTCTCTGTTGCAGGTGCATTCAATCCAAATGTAAGACGACTAGAACCAGCAGTCAAAAGATTAGAAAAAAAGATTGAATCTGGAATGGAATACTTTATTACACAACCGATTTATGAACCTGAAAGAGTTAAAGAAATATATGAAGCAACCAAACATATAGACGCCCCGATTTTCATTGGTATTATGCCAATTACGAATTACAATAACGCACTCTTCTTACACAACGAAGTACCTGGTATTAAACTATCAGATACGGTGCTAAACGCCTTTGAAAAAGTCAAAGATGACAGAGATGCTACAAGAGAACTCAGTATTAATTTGAGTAAACAATTGATTGATGCAGTACACCAATATTTTAATGGACTGTACTTAGTTACACCATTTTTAAAATATGATTTAACAGTTGAATTAGCAAATTATTCAAAACTAAAAACTGGAACACAAACCAAGGAGGCAATATTATGACAATTAAAACATCAAATTTAGGATTCCCAAGACTAGGTAAGAAAAGAGAATGGAAAAAAGCCATCGAAAGTTACTGGGCTAAAAAAATAGATAAAGCCGAATTAGATCAAACGTTGCAGGATTTACACAAAGAAATTTTAACAATTCAGAAAGACCATCACGTTGATCATATCCCTACTGGTGACTTCTCACTTTATGATCACGTGTTAGATACATCATTACTATTTAACATTATTCCAGAACGTTTCCAAGGACGTTCTGTAGATGACGATTTATTATTCGATATTGCACGTGGTAACAAAGATCATGTTGCAAGTGCGTTAATCAAATGGTTCAACACAAACTATCACTACATCGTACCTGAATGGGACAACGTGTCACCTCAATTAAATAACAATGTGTTACTTGAGAAATTCAACTTCTCTAAAGAAGTTGGTGTAACATCTCACCCAGTTATTCTTGGTCCTGTTACATACGTAGCCTTATCTAAAGGTGGAGACCAAAGTTTCGACGAAAAAGTAAGAACACTTTTACCATTATATAAAGACGTATTCGAGCAATTAACTGAAGCTGGCGCTGAATACATCCAAGTAGATGAGCCAATTCTCGTAACAGACGGTGCAGCTGATCTTCAAGATATTACGAAAGAAGCATATGAATTCTTTAACGAAGCGGCACCTGCTGCGAAACTTGTCTTACAAACATATTTCGAACGCGTAGATTTAAACTTTGTTGGTCAATTACCAGTCTATGGATTCGGTTTAGACTTTGTACATGACAATGGTTTCAACTTACAACAAATCAAAGATGGCTTATTCCCTAAAGAAAAAGCTTTATTCGCTGGTATCGTTGATGGTAGAAATGTTTGGTCAACTAATATTGAAGAGAAGAAAGCTTTAATCGAAACATTACAATCTTATACAGATGAATTAGTGATTCAACCATCTTCTTCATTATTACATGTACCAGTTACTTTAGAAGAAGAAACATTAGACGACTCAGTTCGTGAAGGCTTAAGCTTTGCGACTGAAAAATTAGACGAACTATATGCTTTAAAACAATTATTTAACGAAAATGATGACACTTTATATAACGAATTAAAAGCGCAATATGAACGCTTTGAAAGTCAATCATTCAAACAACTAGAATATGACTATGACTCAGTTAAATCAGAACGTACTACACCATTTAAAGAAAGAAAAGTCTTACAAAATCAAGTATTAAATTTACCAGACTTACCAACAACAACGATTGGTTCATTCCCTCAATCAAGAGAAGTACGTAAATACCGTGCTGATTGGAAAAACAATCGTATTTCAGATGAAAAATACGAAGAATTCGTACAAAATGAAATTAAACGTTGGATTGAAATTCAAGAAGAAATCGGATTAGACGTATTAGTACACGGTGAATTTGAACGTAATGACATGGTTGAATTCTTCGGTGAAAAGCTAAACGGATTCTTAGTAACTAATTTTGGTTGGGTTCAATCATATGGTTCTCGTGCCGTTAAGCCACCAATCATTTACGGAGATGTTAAATGGACAGCTCCATTAACAGTTAAAGAGACATTATATGCTCA encodes:
- the metE gene encoding 5-methyltetrahydropteroyltriglutamate--homocysteine S-methyltransferase gives rise to the protein MMTIKTSNLGFPRLGKKREWKKAIESYWAKKIDKAELDQTLQDLHKEILTIQKDHHVDHIPTGDFSLYDHVLDTSLLFNIIPERFQGRSVDDDLLFDIARGNKDHVASALIKWFNTNYHYIVPEWDNVSPQLNNNVLLEKFNFSKEVGVTSHPVILGPVTYVALSKGGDQSFDEKVRTLLPLYKDVFEQLTEAGAEYIQVDEPILVTDGAADLQDITKEAYEFFNEAAPAAKLVLQTYFERVDLNFVGQLPVYGFGLDFVHDNGFNLQQIKDGLFPKEKALFAGIVDGRNVWSTNIEEKKALIETLQSYTDELVIQPSSSLLHVPVTLEEETLDDSVREGLSFATEKLDELYALKQLFNENDDTLYNELKAQYERFESQSFKQLEYDYDSVKSERTTPFKERKVLQNQVLNLPDLPTTTIGSFPQSREVRKYRADWKNNRISDEKYEEFVQNEIKRWIEIQEEIGLDVLVHGEFERNDMVEFFGEKLNGFLVTNFGWVQSYGSRAVKPPIIYGDVKWTAPLTVKETLYAQSLTDKPVKGMLTGPVTILNWSFERVDIPRSEVQDQIALAINEEVLALEEAGIKVIQVDEPALREGLPLRSEYHEDYLNKAVHSFKLSTSSVQDSTQIHTHMCYSQFGQIIHAIKSLDADVISIETSRSHGDLIKDFEDITYDLGIGLGVYDIHSPRIPTEEEITVAINRALQEIDRSLFWVNPDCGLKTRQEEEVKQALTVLVNSVEKLRQDNTVKQPN